Proteins encoded together in one Solanum lycopersicum chromosome 7, SLM_r2.1 window:
- the LOC138337284 gene encoding uncharacterized protein, translating into MIANILRVDIKRTPRFPIKDCQTVVLKAYDISISRRKAYLDRKRAFEKVLNEKQSGVSMFNYVFWAFKPCIDGFVHCRPVISIDETHVYGKYDIKLLIVITVDGNGSILPLAFAIVANESIETWTLFLDHLHLHVVKGRRGVTLISYRHHRILSSVYNSLNRQAPFGCKSLSGDFFFGKMKMIKEINAEACKWLMKNDLDKWTLHMDGGKRWGMLTTNSSESFNGLLKSARGLPITVMGFEQIGYQAWEHMAPEFTVRSYKNAYFG; encoded by the exons ATGATTGCTAACATCCTCCGTGTTGATATAAAAAGAACGCCAAG GTTTCCCATCAAAGACTGTCAAACAGTCGTTCTTAAAGCATATGACATTTCGATAAGTAGAAGAAAAGCCTATCTTGATCGCAAGCGGGCTTTTGAAAAAGTCTTG AATGAAAAACAGAGCGGTGTGTCGATGTTCAACTATGTGTTTTGGGCTTTTAAACCATGCATTGATGGGTTTGTGCATTGTCGTCCTGTTATATCAATCGATGAAACACATGTTTATGGAAAATATGATATCAAGTTGTTGATTGTGATTACAGTAGATGGTAATGGCTCTATATTACCTTTGGCATTTGCAATAGTTGCAAATGagagcatagagacatggactTTATTTTTGGATCATTTGCACTTGCACGTTGTCAAGGGTCGTAGAGGGGTCACATTGATATCATATAGGCATCACAGAATACTCTCATCCGTGTATAATTCTCTGAATCGGCAGGCTCCATTTGG CTGCAAATCACTGTcaggagattttttttttggaaaaatgaaaatgatcaagGAGATTAATGCGGAAGCATGTAAGTGGCTAATGAAGAACGATCTTGACAAATGGACATTGCACATGGATGGAGGTAAGAGATGGGGCATGCTGACAACAAACAGTTCTGAATCATTCAATGGTCTTCTCAAATCAGCAAGGGGTCTGCCAATTACTGTAATG GGATTTGAACAAATTGGGTATCAAGCATGGGAGCATATGGCACCAGAATTCACTGTGCGTAGCTACAAAAATGCCTACTTTGGATAA
- the LOC101258384 gene encoding 26S proteasome regulatory subunit RPN13 isoform X1 translates to MGSSSTDAFPQIQETLMEFRAGKMLMEGKKVIPDSRKGLVRIGRGEEGLLHFQWLDRNLNIVEDDQIVFPEEAVFEKVNQSSGRVYILKFCTDDRRLFFWMQEPAADNDAQLCSSVNFYLNQPLEFPGEDEPEASAPLPNSEDMVEEDISSRAGNLVSASMNTEASSDVTSSGPVKLSDLQRILSNIGSSDEAVDPDAGLGLGDILRPELILPLIEEIPLEEQLASHLPEGHWTPYELMELLQSPPFRQQLDSFTYVLRTGQIDLTQFGIDPSQYKLTVPSFLEALEDSVSKGSGSNESRQDEKDLRSQTCNRSDPMDEGH, encoded by the exons ATGGGTTCTTCGTCAACGGACGCTTTTCCCCAAATTCAG GAAACTTTGATGGAATTTCGTGCTGGTAAAATGCTCATGGAGGGCAAAAAGGTTATCCCTGATTCACGGAAAGGACTTGTTCGTATAGGCAGG gGTGAAGAGGGACTACTCCATTTTCAGTGGCTTGACCGTAATCTCAACATTGTTGAAGAT GATCAGATTGTTTTCCCAGAGGAGGCAGTCTTTGAGAAG GTCAATCAATCATCTGGAAGGGTTTACATTTTGAAGTTCTGTACCGACGATAGAAGGCTTTTCTTTTGGATGCAG GAGCCAGCAGCTGACAATGATGCACAGTTATGTAGCTCAGTCAACTTCTACTTGAATCAACCACTAG AGTTTCCTGGCGAAGATGAGCCTGAAGCTTCAGCTCCTTTACCAAATTCTGAAGATATGGTAGAAGAAGATATTTCATCGAG GGCGGGGAATTTGGTTAGCGCAAGCATGAATACTGAAGCAAGTAGCGATGTGACATCTTCAGGCCCAGTAAAGTTGTCTGATCTTCAAAGAATATTGAGTAATATAGGGTCCTCAG ATGAAGCTGTAGATCCTGATGCAG GATTGGGATTGGGAGATATTTTGAGGCCTGAGCTCATATTACCACTGATCGAGGAAATACCACTAGAAGAACAACTAGCTTCACACTTGCCAGAG GGTCATTGGACACCATATGAATTAATGGAATTGCTACAGAGTCCTCCGTTCCGTCAGCAGTTAGATTCATTTACTTAT GTTCTTCGAACTGGACAAATAGATCTGACTCAGTTTGGAATTGATCCAAGCCAAT ATAAGTTGACGGTTCCATCTTTTCTGGAGGCCCTAGAAGATTCTGTTTCCAAGGGATCAGGTTCCAATGAATCAAGGCAAGATGAGAAGGATTTAAGATCTCAAACGTGCAACAGAAGTGATCCCATGGATGAAGGGCATTAA
- the LOC101258384 gene encoding 26S proteasome regulatory subunit RPN13 isoform X2, which produces MGKAIIFDLRFTSLISDANSLFFETLQVNQSSGRVYILKFCTDDRRLFFWMQEPAADNDAQLCSSVNFYLNQPLEFPGEDEPEASAPLPNSEDMVEEDISSRAGNLVSASMNTEASSDVTSSGPVKLSDLQRILSNIGSSDEAVDPDAGLGLGDILRPELILPLIEEIPLEEQLASHLPEGHWTPYELMELLQSPPFRQQLDSFTYVLRTGQIDLTQFGIDPSQYKLTVPSFLEALEDSVSKGSGSNESRQDEKDLRSQTCNRSDPMDEGH; this is translated from the exons ATGGGAAAAGCAATCatatttgatttg aggtttacttcaTTAATATCTGATGCTAATTCATTGTTTTTCGAAACTCTTCAGGTCAATCAATCATCTGGAAGGGTTTACATTTTGAAGTTCTGTACCGACGATAGAAGGCTTTTCTTTTGGATGCAG GAGCCAGCAGCTGACAATGATGCACAGTTATGTAGCTCAGTCAACTTCTACTTGAATCAACCACTAG AGTTTCCTGGCGAAGATGAGCCTGAAGCTTCAGCTCCTTTACCAAATTCTGAAGATATGGTAGAAGAAGATATTTCATCGAG GGCGGGGAATTTGGTTAGCGCAAGCATGAATACTGAAGCAAGTAGCGATGTGACATCTTCAGGCCCAGTAAAGTTGTCTGATCTTCAAAGAATATTGAGTAATATAGGGTCCTCAG ATGAAGCTGTAGATCCTGATGCAG GATTGGGATTGGGAGATATTTTGAGGCCTGAGCTCATATTACCACTGATCGAGGAAATACCACTAGAAGAACAACTAGCTTCACACTTGCCAGAG GGTCATTGGACACCATATGAATTAATGGAATTGCTACAGAGTCCTCCGTTCCGTCAGCAGTTAGATTCATTTACTTAT GTTCTTCGAACTGGACAAATAGATCTGACTCAGTTTGGAATTGATCCAAGCCAAT ATAAGTTGACGGTTCCATCTTTTCTGGAGGCCCTAGAAGATTCTGTTTCCAAGGGATCAGGTTCCAATGAATCAAGGCAAGATGAGAAGGATTTAAGATCTCAAACGTGCAACAGAAGTGATCCCATGGATGAAGGGCATTAA